A region of Burkholderiales bacterium DNA encodes the following proteins:
- a CDS encoding EAL domain-containing protein: MSAAPGEILMLNFLVEDKTPKSVSPDQILPRALRALRIHLGMDIAFIAQFRGGRRVFRYVDCAQPNDAIQVGASDAMDDSYCKHVLEGALPELIPDTSEIPAAQELAMTRLVPVGAHLSVPIRLYDGTVFGTLGCISTEADRSLGARDLSMMRVFAEMAAEHIEADLQVEDEKHDLTVSLKTVLTGDPISIVYQPVFDLKQAQVVGFESLARFTTTPVRAPNAWFADAARVGLDVALELKVLERALACFMHLPPGIYVAFNVSPNIVISGQLEVAFRNAPVNRIVLEVNEHVSIREYDEIAKAMAPLRERGLQVSVDDTGAGLSSFRHIVSLRPDIVKLPMSLTRNIDSDGARRALASALMQFANENAATIIAEGVETAAELKALRAIGVTRAQGYFLGRPVPLANAAALCRRGARDTDDVESTSA; this comes from the coding sequence ATGTCCGCTGCGCCCGGCGAGATATTGATGTTGAACTTCCTGGTCGAGGACAAGACGCCGAAATCGGTGTCTCCCGACCAGATCCTTCCGCGCGCGCTGCGGGCGCTGCGCATCCATCTCGGCATGGACATCGCCTTCATCGCTCAATTCCGCGGCGGCCGCCGCGTTTTCCGCTACGTGGACTGCGCCCAGCCGAACGACGCGATACAGGTCGGCGCCAGCGACGCGATGGACGATTCCTACTGCAAGCACGTCCTCGAAGGCGCGCTGCCCGAGCTCATCCCCGATACCAGCGAAATACCCGCCGCGCAGGAGCTCGCGATGACGCGGCTGGTGCCGGTCGGTGCGCACCTGTCGGTGCCGATCCGGCTGTACGACGGGACCGTCTTCGGTACGCTGGGCTGCATCAGCACCGAGGCCGACCGCTCGCTGGGTGCGCGCGACCTGTCGATGATGCGCGTGTTCGCCGAGATGGCGGCCGAGCACATCGAGGCCGACCTGCAGGTCGAGGACGAGAAGCACGATCTCACGGTCAGCCTGAAAACGGTCCTGACGGGCGATCCCATCTCGATCGTCTACCAGCCGGTCTTCGACCTGAAGCAGGCGCAGGTCGTGGGCTTCGAATCGCTCGCGCGCTTCACCACGACGCCGGTGCGAGCGCCGAACGCGTGGTTCGCCGACGCCGCGCGCGTGGGTCTGGACGTCGCGCTCGAGCTCAAGGTGCTCGAGAGGGCGCTCGCGTGCTTCATGCACCTGCCGCCGGGCATCTACGTCGCGTTCAACGTCTCGCCGAACATCGTCATCAGCGGCCAGCTCGAGGTCGCGTTCCGCAACGCTCCGGTCAACCGCATCGTGCTCGAGGTGAACGAGCACGTGAGCATCCGCGAGTACGACGAGATCGCCAAGGCGATGGCGCCGCTGCGCGAGCGCGGGCTGCAGGTCTCGGTGGACGACACCGGCGCCGGCCTGTCGAGCTTCCGGCACATCGTGAGCCTCAGGCCCGACATCGTGAAGCTTCCCATGAGCCTCACGCGCAACATCGACAGCGACGGCGCGCGGCGCGCGCTCGCTTCGGCGCTGATGCAGTTCGCGAACGAGAACGCCGCGACGATCATCGCCGAAGGCGTGGAGACCGCGGCCGAGCTCAAGGCGTTGCGCGCGATCGGCGTCACGCGCGCGCAGGGCTATTTCCTGGGCCGTCCGGTGCCGCTCGCCAACGCGGCCGCGCTGTGCCGCCGCGGCGCGCGCGACACCGACGACGTCGAATCGACGAGCGCCTGA
- a CDS encoding VTT domain-containing protein: protein MTPPQPSRRLRPAWGKIIALGVVLFGFFLAWRYTPLADAITPDHVMDWARRFRRNDWAPLLVIAVYTPAAFLMFPRPLITLFAVLAFGPWRGCVIALTGIIGSALATYFVGRALPDRTLHRIAGRNLDRTTNAVRRRGLASVFAVSIAPVAPFPVVGMVAGAARIELWHYVVGTTLGMLPGTLATTVFANEIEAALEDPGRINYWVVAAVVLLFAALVVGVRRWMLKVSHEA, encoded by the coding sequence GTGACGCCCCCGCAACCCTCGCGCCGCCTCCGCCCCGCATGGGGCAAGATCATCGCGCTCGGGGTGGTCCTCTTCGGGTTCTTCCTGGCGTGGCGCTATACGCCGCTCGCCGACGCGATCACGCCCGATCACGTGATGGACTGGGCGCGCAGGTTCAGGCGTAACGACTGGGCGCCGCTCCTCGTCATTGCGGTCTACACGCCGGCTGCGTTTCTCATGTTCCCGCGGCCGCTCATCACGCTCTTCGCGGTGCTTGCGTTCGGCCCGTGGCGCGGCTGCGTGATCGCGCTCACCGGTATCATCGGCTCGGCGCTCGCCACGTACTTCGTCGGGCGCGCGCTGCCGGACAGGACCCTGCACCGCATCGCCGGACGCAACCTCGATCGCACGACCAACGCGGTGCGCCGCCGCGGCCTGGCGTCGGTGTTCGCAGTTTCGATCGCGCCCGTCGCGCCGTTTCCCGTCGTCGGCATGGTCGCGGGCGCGGCGCGCATCGAGCTCTGGCACTACGTCGTCGGCACGACGCTCGGCATGCTGCCGGGAACGCTGGCGACGACGGTGTTCGCCAACGAGATCGAAGCCGCGCTCGAAGACCCGGGCCGCATCAACTACTGGGTGGTCGCTGCGGTCGTCCTCCTGTTCGCGGCGCTGGTGGTCGGCGTGCGGCGCTGGATGCTCAAGGTCTCTCACGAGGCGTGA
- a CDS encoding HD domain-containing protein — protein sequence MDTLAKAEAADLAAAREMDRYVIVKSTIYTSGERDPRQPPEHPDSRGKLHLMKHDPRLPRMPDQPTLFDFFRLRFGPATHLLQSARLAQKNGVDEKLVLACLIHDIGNIGFIRADHGYWAAQLIEPYVDEEVAFAVRYHQVLRFYADESVGYTYPQSYVRLFGADFKPEPYVEREYQYARNHKYYMSARLLTVNDLYAFDPDLDVDLEEFTDIVGRHFRQPKEGLGFDHGPAAHMWRTINWPTRYL from the coding sequence ATGGATACCCTTGCCAAAGCCGAAGCCGCGGACCTCGCAGCAGCGCGCGAGATGGACCGCTATGTGATCGTCAAGTCCACGATCTATACGTCGGGCGAGCGCGATCCCCGCCAGCCGCCGGAGCATCCCGACTCGCGCGGCAAGCTCCACCTGATGAAGCACGACCCGCGGCTGCCGCGCATGCCCGACCAGCCGACGCTCTTCGATTTCTTCCGCCTGCGCTTCGGCCCGGCGACGCACCTGCTGCAGAGCGCGCGCCTCGCGCAGAAGAACGGCGTGGACGAAAAGCTGGTGCTCGCGTGCCTCATCCACGATATCGGCAACATCGGCTTCATCCGCGCCGATCACGGCTACTGGGCCGCGCAGCTCATCGAGCCGTACGTCGACGAGGAAGTCGCGTTCGCGGTGCGCTATCACCAGGTGCTGCGCTTCTATGCGGACGAATCGGTGGGCTACACCTATCCGCAGTCGTATGTGCGCCTGTTCGGCGCCGATTTCAAACCCGAGCCGTACGTCGAGCGCGAATACCAGTACGCGCGCAACCACAAGTACTACATGTCGGCGCGGCTGCTCACGGTGAACGACCTCTACGCCTTCGACCCCGATCTCGACGTCGACCTCGAAGAGTTCACCGACATCGTCGGCCGCCATTTCCGCCAGCCGAAAGAAGGCCTGGGCTTCGACCACGGTCCCGCCGCCCACATGTGGCGCACGATCAACTGGCCCACGCGCTACCTCTAG
- a CDS encoding GNAT family N-acetyltransferase, with the protein MLYVFTGLPGTGKSTLARALARDRRALYLRIDTIEEALADGTGAPCGPHGYAIARRVAADNLALGHAVIADCVNPLPVTREAWHAVAAEGSVPYIDIEVTCSDVEEHRRRLETRAGPKLVWDDVVRRDYAPWDAGRIVVDTANRSPEDSYAKLCRLLVTRQDPRSDPTRRSDLTRIHLRLPCLEDEDAFLEAVRRSRALHARRVAPPATRDEFRAFVGRAMQPTYRALLACTGDGRLAGVINISEIVYGRFCSAYLGYYAFSGLDRQGLMREAVRAATRYAFRELKLHRLEANVQPDNAASLALVRACGFSKEGYSPRYLKIAGRWYDHERWAILAR; encoded by the coding sequence GTGCTCTACGTTTTCACAGGACTGCCTGGAACCGGTAAATCCACCCTCGCCCGCGCGCTCGCACGCGACCGCCGCGCTCTCTACCTGCGCATCGACACGATCGAAGAGGCGCTTGCCGACGGGACCGGCGCGCCATGCGGGCCGCACGGATACGCGATCGCCCGCCGCGTCGCCGCCGACAATCTCGCGCTCGGCCACGCAGTGATCGCCGATTGCGTGAATCCCCTGCCCGTCACGCGCGAAGCCTGGCATGCCGTCGCCGCGGAAGGCAGCGTCCCTTACATCGATATCGAAGTGACCTGTTCGGACGTCGAAGAGCATCGCCGCCGCCTCGAAACTCGGGCTGGGCCCAAGCTCGTCTGGGACGACGTCGTGCGGCGTGACTATGCGCCGTGGGACGCCGGCCGTATCGTCGTCGACACGGCGAATAGATCGCCCGAAGACAGCTACGCGAAACTGTGTCGGCTGCTCGTCACTAGGCAGGACCCGCGCAGCGACCCGACGCGCAGGAGCGATTTAACCCGCATACACCTGCGTCTGCCCTGCCTCGAGGACGAAGATGCATTTCTCGAAGCGGTCCGGCGCAGTCGCGCGCTGCACGCGCGCCGGGTCGCGCCGCCCGCGACACGCGACGAATTTCGCGCGTTCGTCGGGCGTGCGATGCAGCCGACGTATCGCGCCCTGCTCGCATGCACAGGCGACGGCCGGCTCGCCGGCGTGATCAACATCTCCGAGATCGTCTACGGCCGCTTTTGCAGCGCCTATCTCGGTTACTACGCGTTCAGCGGCCTCGATCGCCAGGGCCTGATGCGCGAAGCCGTGAGGGCGGCGACACGCTACGCCTTCCGCGAGCTCAAGCTCCATCGGCTCGAAGCCAACGTACAGCCGGACAACGCGGCCTCGCTCGCGCTGGTACGCGCATGCGGGTTCTCGAAGGAAGGCTACTCGCCGCGCTATCTGAAGATCGCAGGCCGCTGGTATGACCACGAACGCTGGGCGATACTCGCACGGTAA
- a CDS encoding MFS transporter, which translates to MEEKAHPLLALKARDFRFYWLALVSQVVGQHMFGFTLGWLAFEITGSQAQLGLVHLCGFLPQFTLTLLGGVLADRIDARKLIGTAQVNSAIAMIMVGGVTLLGVAQLWHLALGAFLVGLSGAIDEPARASFFPRLLPRALLRSAVPLISMAFGSSRAIAPSIAGFLIAAAGAPATFLVSAAAVSAMLGVLLLLRPPPREQTSHGSLLNNFTDSVRYIRNNEVFAKALAAALLNASLAMGYLHMLPVFAKTVLHVDSRGLGILVSAAGAGALVGLLSFAWVQARSSPRTMMIAALTAYNTSLLGLAFSDWYWLSFCAIFVTGLCHAYFITCVQVILQTLVDDHYRGRVMSVFTLVWSLQYLSGFLLNTTGALIGPRLALASGAAIVLAYVWLSLSRARALRNVVLAPKPG; encoded by the coding sequence GTGGAAGAGAAAGCCCATCCCCTGCTGGCGCTCAAGGCGCGCGACTTCCGGTTCTACTGGCTCGCGCTGGTCTCGCAGGTCGTCGGCCAGCACATGTTCGGCTTCACGCTGGGCTGGCTCGCGTTCGAGATCACCGGCTCGCAGGCGCAGCTCGGGCTGGTCCATCTCTGCGGCTTCCTGCCTCAGTTCACCCTGACGCTGCTCGGCGGCGTGCTCGCCGACCGCATCGACGCGCGCAAGCTCATCGGCACCGCACAGGTCAATTCCGCCATCGCGATGATCATGGTCGGCGGCGTGACCCTGCTCGGCGTCGCGCAGCTCTGGCACCTCGCCCTCGGCGCGTTCCTCGTCGGGCTCTCGGGCGCGATCGACGAGCCCGCCCGCGCGTCGTTCTTCCCGCGCCTGCTGCCGCGCGCGTTATTGCGCTCGGCGGTGCCGCTGATCTCGATGGCGTTCGGCAGCAGCCGCGCGATCGCGCCGTCGATCGCGGGATTCCTCATCGCCGCAGCGGGAGCGCCCGCGACTTTCCTCGTGTCGGCGGCAGCGGTCAGCGCGATGCTCGGAGTGCTGCTGCTCCTGCGGCCGCCGCCGCGCGAGCAGACCTCTCACGGCAGCCTCCTCAACAACTTCACCGACAGCGTGCGCTACATCCGCAACAACGAGGTCTTCGCGAAAGCGCTCGCGGCCGCGCTGCTCAACGCGAGTCTCGCCATGGGCTATCTGCACATGCTGCCGGTGTTCGCCAAGACCGTGCTGCACGTCGATTCGCGAGGCCTCGGCATCCTGGTCTCCGCCGCGGGCGCCGGCGCGCTGGTGGGGCTGCTCTCCTTCGCGTGGGTGCAGGCCAGGAGCTCGCCGAGAACCATGATGATCGCCGCGCTCACCGCTTACAACACGTCCCTCCTCGGCCTTGCCTTCAGCGACTGGTACTGGCTCTCGTTCTGCGCGATCTTCGTCACTGGCCTGTGCCACGCCTACTTCATCACCTGCGTGCAGGTGATCCTGCAGACGCTCGTCGACGACCATTACCGCGGGCGGGTGATGAGCGTGTTCACGCTTGTGTGGAGCCTCCAGTACCTCAGCGGCTTCCTGCTGAATACGACGGGCGCGCTCATCGGGCCGCGCCTCGCGCTCGCGAGCGGCGCGGCGATCGTGCTCGCGTACGTGTGGCTGTCGCTGTCGCGAGCGCGCGCGCTGCGCAACGTGGTGCTCGCGCCGAAACCCGGCTGA
- a CDS encoding cation-translocating P-type ATPase produces the protein MRQPIEHPWSLESSEIARRLGADLENGLSGAEAARRLAAHGRNELRAAPPLPLWRKVLAQFRDPLVYLLLGAIAISLAAWLIEGRHGVPIDAIVIAIIVLANALIGYAQAAKAESAVAALARMTAVTSAVLRDGIVQRVPSAELVIGDVLLLGEGDAVGADARLARAAALRVQEASLTGESEAVLKDPAPLSGPLAVGDRANMVFKGTAVAQGTGAAVVTATGMDSETGAIAGMLEATREEPTPLQKEVARVGRMLGVAVIVIACIVVATVFAISDVRTPGDAIGVLLLGVSLAVAAVPEGLPAILSVVLALGVQRMAKRNAIVKRLASVETLGSASVICTDKTGTLTRAEMTIQRVVTASGGTRVTGIGYAPIGTVEDDAGVLEEGPLRAEQIVALSGGSLAGNAQLREAAAGTWEIQGDPTEAAFLVAERKLGATERRVQRFERVREIPFTSERKMMSAIVADGERGGEHLLVAKGAPDVLLARCTRVRVGMDVLDLDDARRRRIAASVDALSDEALRTLAVAYRRLPANEERGPDEALERELVFVGTVGIIDPPREEAAVAIRDAHRAGIRVIMITGDHPRTAQRIARDLGIGGKEGAVLTGLAIDALDGAGLAQAVRDTSIYARVSARHKLRIVDALQADGHVVAMTGDGVNDAPALKSADIGVAMGVTGTEVTKQAAHMILADDNFATIVAAVREGRGIFDNIRKFLRYLLSSNMGEVLTVFFGVVLAGALGLGAGVQSEAVVLPLLATQILWINLITDSAPALAMGVDPPTGDPMARKPRGPFDRVIDARMWAGVLEIGGVMAAVTLLTIDLYLPGGLIEGTHDLANARTAGFTTLVLAQLFNCVNARSDVSSAFDHLFVNAWLWAAIALSLVLQAAVVNVGFLNVAFGTVPLEASQWLVCAAMASMVLWASELRKWLVRRSR, from the coding sequence ATGCGCCAGCCGATCGAACACCCCTGGAGCCTGGAGTCCTCCGAAATTGCGCGCCGCCTCGGCGCAGATCTCGAAAACGGATTGAGCGGCGCGGAGGCCGCGCGCCGTCTCGCCGCGCACGGCCGCAACGAGCTGCGCGCGGCGCCGCCGTTGCCTCTATGGCGCAAGGTGCTCGCGCAGTTTCGCGACCCGCTGGTCTATCTGCTGCTCGGCGCGATCGCGATCTCGCTCGCCGCCTGGCTGATCGAGGGCCGGCACGGCGTGCCGATCGACGCGATCGTCATCGCGATCATCGTCCTCGCGAACGCGCTCATCGGCTACGCACAGGCCGCGAAAGCCGAAAGCGCCGTGGCGGCGCTCGCGCGCATGACCGCGGTCACGTCGGCGGTGCTGCGCGACGGAATCGTGCAGCGCGTCCCCAGCGCGGAGCTGGTGATCGGCGACGTGCTGCTGCTGGGCGAGGGTGATGCGGTCGGCGCCGACGCGCGGCTCGCGCGCGCCGCGGCGCTGCGCGTGCAGGAAGCTTCGCTCACCGGAGAGAGCGAGGCGGTGCTGAAGGATCCCGCGCCGCTGTCCGGGCCTCTGGCGGTCGGCGACCGCGCCAACATGGTGTTCAAGGGCACCGCGGTCGCGCAGGGCACGGGCGCCGCCGTGGTCACCGCGACCGGCATGGACAGCGAGACCGGTGCGATCGCCGGCATGCTCGAAGCGACGCGCGAAGAACCGACGCCGCTCCAGAAAGAGGTGGCGCGCGTCGGGCGCATGCTCGGCGTCGCGGTGATCGTCATCGCGTGCATCGTGGTGGCGACCGTGTTCGCGATCTCGGACGTGCGCACTCCGGGCGATGCGATCGGCGTGCTGCTCCTCGGGGTGTCGCTCGCGGTCGCGGCGGTGCCCGAGGGACTGCCGGCGATCCTCTCGGTGGTGCTCGCGCTCGGCGTGCAGCGCATGGCCAAACGCAACGCGATCGTGAAACGGCTCGCGTCGGTCGAGACGCTGGGCTCGGCTTCGGTGATCTGCACCGACAAGACCGGCACGCTGACCAGAGCCGAGATGACGATACAGCGCGTCGTCACCGCGTCGGGCGGAACCCGCGTCACCGGGATCGGCTACGCGCCGATCGGGACGGTGGAAGACGACGCGGGGGTGCTCGAAGAAGGGCCGCTGCGCGCCGAGCAGATCGTCGCGTTGAGCGGCGGCAGCCTCGCGGGCAATGCGCAGTTGCGCGAAGCGGCGGCCGGCACGTGGGAGATCCAGGGCGATCCGACCGAAGCGGCGTTCCTCGTCGCCGAGCGCAAGCTCGGCGCGACCGAGCGCCGCGTGCAGCGTTTCGAGCGCGTGCGCGAGATTCCTTTCACGTCCGAGCGCAAGATGATGTCGGCGATCGTCGCCGACGGCGAGCGCGGCGGCGAGCACCTGCTCGTTGCCAAAGGCGCGCCCGACGTGCTGCTCGCGCGCTGCACCCGGGTGCGCGTCGGCATGGACGTGCTCGACCTCGACGACGCAAGGCGCCGGCGCATCGCCGCGAGCGTCGATGCGTTGAGCGACGAAGCGCTGCGCACGCTCGCCGTCGCGTATCGGCGGCTCCCGGCGAACGAGGAGCGCGGCCCCGACGAGGCGCTGGAGCGCGAGCTGGTCTTCGTCGGCACCGTCGGCATCATCGATCCGCCGCGCGAGGAGGCGGCGGTCGCGATCCGCGACGCGCACCGCGCCGGCATCCGCGTGATCATGATCACCGGCGACCACCCGCGCACCGCGCAGCGCATCGCGCGCGATCTGGGCATCGGCGGGAAAGAGGGCGCGGTGCTCACGGGCCTGGCGATCGACGCGCTCGACGGCGCCGGTCTCGCGCAAGCGGTGCGCGACACTTCGATCTACGCACGCGTTTCGGCGCGGCACAAGCTGCGCATCGTCGACGCGCTCCAGGCCGACGGCCACGTCGTCGCGATGACCGGGGACGGCGTGAACGACGCCCCGGCGCTCAAATCCGCGGACATCGGCGTGGCGATGGGCGTGACCGGGACCGAAGTGACGAAGCAGGCCGCTCACATGATCCTCGCCGACGACAACTTCGCGACCATCGTCGCGGCGGTGCGCGAAGGCCGCGGCATCTTCGACAACATCCGCAAGTTCCTGCGCTATCTGCTCTCGTCGAACATGGGCGAGGTCCTGACGGTGTTCTTCGGGGTTGTGCTCGCCGGCGCGCTCGGGCTGGGCGCGGGCGTTCAGAGTGAGGCGGTCGTGCTGCCGCTCCTCGCGACGCAGATCCTGTGGATCAACCTCATCACCGATTCGGCGCCGGCGCTCGCGATGGGCGTGGACCCGCCGACCGGCGACCCGATGGCGCGCAAGCCGCGCGGACCCTTTGATCGCGTCATCGACGCGCGCATGTGGGCGGGCGTGCTGGAGATCGGGGGCGTCATGGCGGCGGTGACGCTGCTCACGATCGACCTGTACCTGCCGGGCGGGCTCATCGAAGGCACGCACGATCTTGCGAACGCGCGGACCGCGGGTTTCACGACGCTCGTCCTGGCGCAGCTCTTCAACTGCGTGAACGCGCGCTCCGACGTGTCGAGCGCGTTCGATCACCTCTTCGTCAACGCGTGGCTGTGGGCGGCCATCGCGCTGTCGCTCGTCCTTCAGGCGGCGGTGGTGAACGTCGGCTTCCTCAACGTCGCGTTCGGCACCGTGCCGCTCGAGGCGTCGCAATGGCTGGTCTGCGCCGCGATGGCGAGTATGGTGTTGTGGGCGAGCGAGCTTCGGAAGTGGCTCGTACGCCGCAGCCGCTGA
- a CDS encoding response regulator transcription factor, producing the protein MMKKQVVIGDSYALARDAIKALLATAGDFVVVGEAYDGREAVRIAAEAQPDLVLVQASMPGMRNYAAVRAMRGAGVHGVIVVIARHSTSEDETLAHEAGADGYIPREVGGAQFLETVRSLCADERPPVRIEKPGDADLEVDGIQSFERLSARERETLRLVVQGWSSAAIARELNLSPKSVDTYRSRIMAKLGVSGVPALVKLALQHGVTTFN; encoded by the coding sequence ATGATGAAAAAGCAAGTAGTTATCGGCGACAGTTACGCGCTCGCGCGCGACGCGATCAAGGCGTTGCTCGCGACGGCAGGCGATTTCGTGGTGGTGGGTGAGGCCTATGACGGGCGCGAAGCGGTTCGGATCGCGGCCGAGGCGCAGCCGGACCTCGTGCTCGTTCAGGCGTCGATGCCCGGCATGCGCAATTATGCCGCCGTGCGCGCGATGCGCGGCGCGGGCGTGCACGGGGTCATCGTCGTCATCGCCAGGCATTCGACGAGCGAGGACGAAACGCTCGCGCACGAGGCGGGCGCGGACGGTTATATCCCGCGCGAAGTGGGCGGTGCGCAGTTCCTCGAGACGGTGCGCTCGCTGTGCGCCGACGAGCGCCCGCCCGTGCGCATCGAGAAGCCGGGCGATGCAGATCTCGAAGTCGACGGCATCCAGTCCTTCGAGCGCCTGTCGGCGCGCGAGCGCGAGACGCTGCGCCTCGTGGTGCAGGGCTGGTCGAGCGCCGCCATCGCGCGCGAGCTCAACCTCTCGCCGAAATCGGTCGACACCTACCGCAGCCGCATCATGGCGAAGCTCGGCGTCTCGGGAGTGCCCGCGCTCGTCAAGCTCGCGCTCCAGCACGGCGTGACCACGTTCAACTGA